From Methanomassiliicoccales archaeon LGM-RCC1, one genomic window encodes:
- a CDS encoding DUF6293 family protein — MVACVTFETTKVTDPILFYEINRAHIIHYVRDPTSQSNNVYQEFYDRVNEIIKEKSPRPVEIVEHVEKVSDFSLMLKTVLDIIQTEHSTALESGEECEIYVNISSGGPEYAAASAIASMMVPGTIPFSVGTKTYTVNDEGVRRNYFIDGKPVGLTKETYDPRQLPSYSIQIPDERLVRGLRILDTRNNERLSVTSGKMIAALKEAGVWYRDTEIKDPNRKSTQRQTEAVYYQRDFIWKWLENGWVEKDDLNSKYVLTKEGRNIISTFYTE, encoded by the coding sequence ATGGTGGCTTGTGTTACCTTTGAGACAACCAAGGTTACCGATCCGATCTTATTCTATGAGATCAACAGGGCCCACATCATACACTATGTGAGGGACCCGACCAGCCAGAGCAACAACGTGTATCAGGAATTCTACGACCGCGTCAACGAGATCATCAAAGAGAAGTCGCCGCGCCCCGTAGAGATCGTTGAACACGTTGAGAAGGTCTCGGATTTCTCCCTGATGCTGAAGACCGTTCTGGACATCATCCAGACCGAACACTCCACGGCCTTGGAATCCGGAGAGGAATGCGAGATCTATGTCAATATATCGTCCGGTGGGCCTGAATATGCGGCGGCTTCCGCTATCGCATCCATGATGGTCCCCGGCACGATTCCTTTCTCAGTAGGCACCAAGACCTACACTGTGAACGATGAGGGTGTTCGCCGCAACTATTTCATCGACGGCAAACCGGTTGGCCTCACGAAGGAAACGTACGATCCAAGACAGCTGCCGAGCTATTCGATACAGATCCCTGATGAGCGTCTCGTTCGCGGACTTAGGATACTAGATACCCGCAACAACGAAAGGCTCTCCGTCACCAGTGGAAAGATGATCGCTGCCTTGAAGGAAGCGGGTGTTTGGTACAGAGATACCGAAATAAAGGACCCCAACCGCAAATCAACTCAACGCCAAACCGAAGCGGTGTATTATCAGAGGGATTTCATCTGGAAGTGGCTTGAGAATGGATGGGTCGAAAAG
- a CDS encoding pyridoxamine 5'-phosphate oxidase family protein, which produces MVAIPEPVARMIKHPDTHKVLTTVSPDSKPHAIVCASLALSGDDTILVAEVFMHRTCEYLKTNPNVEVLVWQGKNGYSLKAVTTGRLVEGPEFDRMSAAMDRYNLATVAVWEFKVLEIWDESASKKAGEKVA; this is translated from the coding sequence ATGGTAGCTATACCCGAACCCGTTGCAAGGATGATCAAACACCCGGACACGCATAAGGTCCTGACGACAGTGTCGCCCGATTCTAAGCCCCATGCGATCGTCTGTGCCAGCCTTGCACTCTCAGGAGACGATACCATATTGGTGGCCGAGGTTTTCATGCACAGGACGTGCGAGTACCTGAAGACCAATCCCAACGTAGAGGTCCTGGTTTGGCAGGGAAAGAACGGTTATTCTCTCAAGGCCGTCACCACTGGAAGGCTGGTGGAGGGACCTGAGTTCGACAGGATGTCGGCAGCCATGGACAGGTACAACCTGGCAACCGTGGCCGTATGGGAGTTCAAAGTCCTGGAGATCTGGGATGAGAGCGCCTCGAAGAAGGCCGGGGAAAAAGTGGCCTGA
- a CDS encoding PAS domain-containing protein, translated as MERSEIYSEKLMNLILDTIDEVIVIHDADHNILWMNHAGEQAFGIRVDKALTMKCHELFKNSIPCADCDAGTIVIGEPTNPVRKKVIPTTGTTVECKTVPFYKDGKMEVVIQCLRPVKNEE; from the coding sequence ATGGAAAGATCCGAGATTTACAGCGAGAAGTTGATGAACCTCATCCTAGACACCATCGATGAAGTGATCGTGATACACGATGCAGACCACAACATCCTTTGGATGAATCATGCTGGTGAGCAGGCTTTCGGTATCAGGGTCGACAAGGCTCTGACCATGAAATGCCATGAGCTCTTCAAGAATTCCATCCCCTGTGCCGACTGCGACGCTGGAACCATCGTCATCGGTGAACCGACCAACCCCGTCAGGAAGAAGGTCATTCCCACGACCGGGACCACCGTCGAATGCAAGACCGTTCCCTTCTACAAGGACGGCAAGATGGAGGTCGTTATCCAATGCCTCCGTCCAGTGAAAAACGAGGAGTGA
- a CDS encoding YdbC family protein, giving the protein MVDFSYEVTEKIAVLSESSKGWTKELNLISWNGREPKYDIREWSPDGSKMGKGITLSDEEVEVLKKALNSRDI; this is encoded by the coding sequence ATGGTAGACTTTAGTTACGAAGTTACGGAGAAAATCGCTGTCCTGTCCGAATCATCCAAGGGCTGGACAAAGGAATTGAATCTGATCAGTTGGAATGGAAGGGAACCCAAGTATGACATCAGGGAATGGTCCCCTGATGGAAGCAAGATGGGAAAGGGCATCACGCTCTCCGACGAGGAGGTCGAGGTGCTCAAGAAAGCCCTTAATTCCAGAGATATCTGA
- a CDS encoding NAD(P)/FAD-dependent oxidoreductase: protein MIECNVLIVGCGLSGASAAYSLTKAGVKDVVVIERMSGDAYSHYHRTCGEAVSDRMIDASEIPKDCIVRAVSRIRLICGDTVINVPVKGRIIDRNSLLSTLKGLSDASFVKDSVKSVRKDPRGFVVTCADGEYLCRYLIGADGAFSAVRKELFDVRPEMCFPIVNNLVSGDSDTEDLIFEVSDKYPGTYRWDFPSKDGLRSKGYALGNDDIGDYSERGIRFFVSGSSRRVVDGNCCLVGDAGMLANPLCFGGIGIALLTGKKAAECISRGDLTQYQRWVNKDVIFDHHYMAAHEEFSQWTGPQIVDAVKPLSKGYSVLRGAYAILRRPRWANVYMSLWMAFRHGW from the coding sequence ATGATCGAGTGCAATGTCCTTATCGTTGGGTGCGGTCTGTCTGGTGCTTCTGCCGCATATAGCCTGACGAAGGCAGGCGTGAAGGACGTTGTAGTCATTGAAAGAATGTCGGGTGATGCCTATTCGCATTACCATCGCACATGTGGCGAGGCTGTTAGCGATAGGATGATCGACGCATCAGAGATCCCTAAGGACTGCATCGTCCGTGCTGTCAGCAGGATCAGGCTGATATGCGGAGACACGGTCATCAATGTCCCTGTGAAGGGGAGGATAATCGATCGCAACAGCCTTCTGAGTACATTGAAGGGATTGAGCGACGCATCCTTCGTCAAAGATTCGGTAAAGAGCGTCAGAAAGGACCCCAGGGGCTTCGTGGTTACTTGTGCCGATGGCGAGTATCTGTGCAGATACCTAATAGGCGCTGACGGGGCCTTCTCGGCGGTAAGGAAGGAGCTGTTCGATGTCAGACCTGAGATGTGCTTCCCTATCGTCAACAACCTGGTATCCGGAGACTCTGATACGGAAGACCTGATCTTCGAGGTCTCGGATAAGTATCCGGGCACATACAGATGGGATTTCCCTTCAAAGGATGGTCTCAGATCAAAGGGGTATGCCTTAGGAAACGATGATATCGGAGACTATTCGGAGAGGGGGATCCGTTTCTTCGTCTCCGGGAGCTCCCGCAGGGTCGTAGACGGCAATTGCTGTCTTGTCGGGGACGCAGGCATGCTTGCCAATCCTCTTTGCTTCGGAGGCATCGGCATAGCCCTTTTGACTGGGAAGAAGGCTGCCGAATGCATCTCAAGAGGGGATCTGACGCAATATCAGAGGTGGGTCAACAAGGATGTCATCTTCGACCATCACTACATGGCGGCCCATGAGGAATTCTCACAATGGACAGGCCCACAGATCGTTGACGCTGTGAAGCCACTCTCCAAAGGCTATTCTGTTCTAAGGGGAGCATACGCCATTTTGCGCAGACCGCGCTGGGCCAATGTCTACATGTCCTTATGGATGGCTTTCCGTCACGGTTGGTGA